Sequence from the Deinococcus radiotolerans genome:
CGCGCGCTGATCAGGGCGGGGGTACCAGCCTGGGGCGCAGTCATGACGCCGATCACGAGGTCTTCAGCCATGTCGCGGAACAGCCGGGCGCGGGCACTGCGGATGAAGAAGCCCAGGCGTACGATCCCGCGTTTCGTCCAGAGGGTGACCTGCTGAGCACCCTGTCCGGGCCGGGCGTCAGGATTCCTGACGCTCAGAAAATGCTTGCCCTCGACAAACTCTTCCCCGTTACTGCGCTTCTGCTCGCGGATAGTGGAAGGGCTCACGCCGTAGCCCAGGGCCACCTGCTCGGTAGTGGCGGTGAACTCGTGGGTCGGGTCAGGGGTCAGCACGACCTCCTGGGTTCCGACTTCGAGAACGTAGGGTAGAATCTGAGTCATGCCATTGACCTCCTGGGGTCGGTGGGCGGGGCGCTCGGACGAGGGGCGTCCCTTTTCTTTGTCCCATCCGCATTCATTCCGGTTTCAATCCGAGGTACAGGAATAGAAAATTCACTGTGCTCTTCTGGGTAGATGCGGAGCCGGAAACTGCGGCGCGGACAGTGTTCATGCTCAGTGCAGTGCCACGCGCGATGCTCCGCAGCGAAACGCGATCGGCCTGCACCTTCGCCTGAATCGCCTTCAATTTCTCTGCCGTCGTCATGGTGAGCTGAGTCTAGTCCGGTTTTATTCTTGTGTCAATCCTGATACGGGACTATTCCGAGAATAATGTCAATTTTGCCGCGTGTCGGAACTGATACCGTACCATTCGCGTAACAGTCCGCATGTTGGCGTATCCCGGAACAATTCAGCGGCCACTGTTGTCAGGAACATCTATGACCCATGACGCAGAAACAGCCAAACAGCACGGCAAATTCCTTGACGAGCGGCGTCAGGACTTAGGCCTGAAGTGGTCCGAAGTTGCCCGGGATATGGAACGCCTGCACGGCATCAGCGTCACTGCGGACTACCTCAGTAAGGTCAAGCGAGGTGCTGCACCCCTTGCGAAAGTCTCTCTCGATGTACGGGAAGCGCTCAGGAACGTTCTCCGCATCCCTGATGCGATCTGGGAACAAGAGACTGGTCTCTATACACCTACCGCTACGACATCGGGTTCGATGAGTCGCCCTGGCCCTCTCGTCAAGCCTCGCCTCCCAGAGGTCGAAGTCCGCCTGGAAGTCCCCATTGGACTGCAAGAGGCCATCGAAAAGTACGGCGACGACTACCCGGAACTCCACCTGGAAGCCAATCAGCGCGCACTCACCAGCCTGCACCGGTACGGTGGCGCCAACGATCTCAGCTCGAAAGAGTGGTTCGAGGTGTTCATGGCCAACCGTCGCTGGCTCGTGAGGGCTGATGACCGAAATTGACCACCTACCCGCCGAGTTCATCTGGTACCTCAAGGAATACCAGGCGGCCACTGGGCATGATCCGAACGCGTGGCGGGTGCTGGAACGCGCAGGCGTGCGGCGCCGAGTTGGCAAGGACAACTACGTCATCACCGACCTCGAACCCCCCATCGTGGAACTTCAGCCCTGGTACTACGGGTGGAATAACGACGTGGTGCGGCACGAGCTGGCGCACCTGATCCTCGCCTGGTCACGAGTGGAAGCGCATCTGATTGACACCTTGGGCAGCCGTGAAGCTGCCCTGCCCTTTATTGAGTCGCTGTGCAATCAGGCCCTGGCGTTCCTCCAGATCACGCAACCGATGGTCGACCAGGCCGTGAAGAAGCACGGCGTGTCCGCGAAGGCCGTGCGGCAGATGATGCGCGTCAGTGGCGCGAAGTCGGACCGTGCTCTGCACCGCCTCATTCAGGACAACCCTGATGCTCGCCGAGCGGGGTACATCACGACGGGGAACTACATCCAGCACGTCTCGTACTGCAACCTGCCGCTCCCCTTCTGGGCATTTGAGCGCGTACCAGAGCCCACCACGTGTTTCCCTGTAGAGGCCAATGCCACCGCCGTCCGGATACCGAACCGGCCTCAAGTGATCGGCGTGTGCTGGGGCTGACCGTGGGGCAGTGGGAGGCGGCGTGACCTGGCGCACCGCACGGCAGAAGAAACACCCGCCCCCTGACCCCACCCAACCCATCCCCCCACGCCTCCGCCTCAAACACGCCCGAGAAGCCCGGAAGATCCGGCAAGAGGACGTCGCCACGTACACCTCCCAGCTCGGCCCGGAGCACGCCATCTCCAAGACACTGCTCTCCCACGTGGAGCTCGGCCGATCCCGCCTCTCCGCGCTCGGGCCAAAGCGATTGGACGCCCTGAGGCAGGCACTGGGCATGACTGCAGACGAGTGGCGAACCCAGGTGGAAGAGTGAGCGTGGGGCAGTGGGAGGCGGCGTGAATCGGATAGGCATAGGCCTCGTTTGAACCGAAGTGATTAGGCATATATACCCGGTCTCCATGAGCCTCTTCTTCGTGTAGAGGGATCTTTCAATCAAGGTGACGAAATGACAAAAGAGGTTCGTACAGCTCCAAAGACAATTTATTTTTATAATGTCTCCGCCATCCACAAATTCAGGAAGGCGGGAAACGAGTGGGAGGCACGAAAGACGAAGATTGATTCGGCATTAGAGAAGGTAAGAGAGCTTGATCTAGGCGATGACGAAACTACGACCGCTATTTTCGAGTTTCGTGGCGCAAAGATGGCAATGCGGATTGATCGTGTCGGAAATAATTACTATGAGGGCCAAATAGCGACCATCCGGGACGCTTCTTTTCCTCAAGGGTTGAAAGATGGAGAACTCGTAGAGTTAGATTTTAAAGGTACAAATCTTTTTGAGCCTTCCCATTTTGTGTACTTTACTGACTCAAAAATTTTGGTGATGGAATATAATCACTACGCCCCACATCACGCGGGTTTCGCAGTGTATATAGAAAAGCTCTCCAAGAAGTACGGCTTGGAGCCGAATAACGTGACCATTACTTATGATATCGGTCGAGATACCCTTCCCCGATTCATCAAAGATGGGCATCCAGTTAATGGCCTGCGGCTTCGAATTGGTGTTCATGCGTACACGCCTCGCACCGAAACACAACTTAGCAGGATGATTTTCGACACCATGAGGAATGCTCGGGAGAGCCAAGTGAGCGAATTCGACTTGGTTTTGAATTTTGAGCAGGCAACGGGTAGTAATCAGAAGCAAAACATTGTTGATTTATTTCGAAATGAGGGAATAGATTTCCATAATTTTATCGTTGAAATGGAGGGCATCGCGAATTTTGATTTTCTCAAAGACAAAATTAAAGCGAGAATCGATGCCAAAATGACCGATCTGAATCGAGTAGATTCAGAGGAAATGTACAAAGAGCTCCGTGCACAGTATACGGCAAGGTACGTTCCGAGCAGATAGGCACTCACCAAGTTTAGCTAAAAGCATAATAGGATATACCTATGAGCGCTGAAGCACAACCAGTCCAACGAAATATGGTGCTGGCTACACTAATCGACCATCCGGTCCAATGGGTAGTTGTGTCGGCTGCCCTGTTCGGCCTTTTATCAAGAGTTCTACCTATGGAGTTTTATTCCAATAGCGTGCCTATGCTTGCAGGCATTGCCTTCACGATGCTCGGCTTCGGCATCGCCTCCCTCGCCATCCTCGCCTCCGTGATCGCCACGCCCGCAATCGTCAGGCTTCGGCACAGCACACTTTGGGCCAATCTCATCGCCATTTTTACGAGGGGCAACATCATATTCTTAGGTCTAGGGCTCTTTGGCTTGTTCGCATACAAAGAAATCGTGATAGCTAAGACGCTGCTGGGAGATATTCTGCGTGCCGGACAGATGATTCTTTTGGGAGCCACGGCAATGGCTGCTGTCATCATCATTACAGTTCTCCATGCGATAGTCAGCACCCCTCTGACCCCGGAAGAGAAACATGCCGTAGAGGCCGAGGAATTTCCGAATTTTGCGGCTCCTATTGAACCAACGGAAGCTCTGCCACCGAGACGAGTGATAGAAATTGAACCTCATCGACCGGATCAAAATTCCTGATTCTTACAGCAATAGAGCCGACGTCGCCTCTATTGCGCCCTTTCACGCTATGACTAAGCGCACGAACGGCAGCGGCATCCTCTCCCACCGCAAAGGTACGCACACCTGCGCAGCACAGGTGGCCCCAACCCGCAATCCCATTACCATTGGCAACCCTTCCGCTGGTAGAAGGTGACTGCCCGCGCGTACCTCCGCGTCTCCTCTGCTACGCAGGTGGAGAAGTTCAGCCTCGCGTTCCAGCGGGACAAGGCCCTGGCCTGGGCCGCGTACCAGGACCTCGGGCCGGTCCAGTTCTACGAGGAACGCGGCGTATCCGGCAAACTCGACGACCGCCCCCAACTGGCCGCCCTCCTCGGCGAGATCCAGCCGGGGGACACGGTCATCGTGTACAGCCTCAGCCGCCTGGGGCGCGGCGGCGCCGTGCAGATGCTCAGCATCGTGGGCCGCATCAAGGACGCCGGCGCGCGGCTGGTCAGCCTCACCGAGAACATCGACACGGAGACGCCAGCTGGGCGCCTCATGCTGACCATCCTCGCCGCCCTGGCGGAACTGGAAGTGGAGACCACCCGGGAACGCACCGCTGCCGGGCGCATCCAGGCCGCCAGTCAGGGCATCTACCCACAGAGTGGCGCCGTGCTCCCCGCCGGCTACGAACGCGGCCCAGACGGGCGGATCGTCGAAAGTGCCTTCGCGCCCACCGTGCGCGAGGTCTTCCGCCGCGCTGCCGGTGGCGTTCCCTTCAATGCTGTGGCGGACAGCCTCAACCGGGACGGCATTCCCGGCGCGAAAGGCAAGCGTTGGTACTTGGCGACAGTCCGCGGCATCGTGCAGGAACCCACCTACCGCACCGGGCAACTCCAGTACCGCCGCCGCAGCCACGAGGCCACCCCACAGGCGTGGCTGCCCATCCCCTGCCCTGCCCTCGTCACGGACGCCGAGTGGTACGCCGCGCAGCGCACTGCCACCCGCAACCACGTCCGGCGTGACCCCACCCGCTTCCCGCTCTCCGGCCGCCTCACCTGCGGCTGCGGCACGCCCCTCGTCGGGAACGCCCACAAGAGCGGCAGTGGCAGCACCATCCTCTACTACCGCTGCAGCCCGGAGCGGCGCGGCACGCCCACCTGCCCCGTCAGCGGGAAGGGCAGCAGCTTCTACGCCGTGAGCACCGTGGACGTCGCCGCGCGCCTTGCCCTGGCGGACGCCCTACGAGATACCGAGACGCTCACCCGCCTGATCAGCCGCCCCCAGGCAGATCCTCACGAAGCCCAACGGGCCCTCCTCGAGGAACGCCGCGCGGCCCTGATCGACCTGCACCTGGAAGGGCTGATTGACCGGGCCGAGTTCGTCCGGCGCCGCGATGACCTGCAGGCGCAGATCCAGGCCCTCGTCCCCATCAGCACGCCCATCCTCCCCGCGCCGGAACTGACCGACCTGGCCGATGGCCTCCCCAGCCTCGACGACACCGAGTACATGGCCCTGCTCGATGACCTCGACGTGCACTTCACCGCGCAGAAAGGCGCGCACGTAGAAGTGCGCGCCCTGAACCTCCCCACCGCTTAAGCGCGTGCGGGACGGCTAAAAATTAGCCTGGGTTGGAAAACTGCATTCGGAAGACGAATTTGGTGACATCGGCTTTGAGGGTGTCGATCATGTCGTTAAACATGGTGGTGGCTTCGAATTTGTATTCAGTGAAGGGGTCGCGCTGGCCGTAGCCGCGCAGGCCGATGCCCTGGCGCAGGACGTCCATGCCGTGCAGGTGTTCTTTCCAGAGCTGGTCGACGACCTGCAGGACGACGTAGCGGCTAAGGCTGTTCATCATGGTGGGGCTGAGTTCTTCCTTGCGGGCGTCGAAGGCGTCGGCGACGGCGGCGAGGAGGGTGTCCTGCGCTTCGGCGGGGGTCTTGGCGCGCAGGCTTTCGAAGTCGAACTCTTCGAGCTGGGGGACGGCGTCGGTGATGGCGGCGCGCAGTCCGTCGATGTCCCAGTTCTCGTGGCTCTGCTCAATGGGCAGGTGCGTGGCGAGCTGGTGGTCGACGAAGTCGGCAATCATGCCTTCGGTGCTCTCCTCGACGTCGGCGTCTGGCCCGAGGAGGACCTCGCGGCGCTGGGCGTAGACGGTGTCGCGCTGTTTGCTCATGACGTTGTCGAATTCAAGAAGTTGTTTGCGCGTGCTGAAGTTGCGGTCTTCGACGCGCGCCTGGGCTTTCTCGATGGCGCCGGTCACCATCTTCGCTTCGATGGGCTGGGTGTCGTCCATGCCGAGGCGGTCCATCATGGCGACGACGCGGTCGTTGGCGAAGAGGCGCATCAGGTCGTCCTCGAATGACACGTAGAAGCGGCTGCTGCCGGGGTCGCCCTGACGGCCGGCGCGGCCGCGCAGCTGGTTGTCGATGCGGCGGCTCTCGTGGCGTTCGGTGCCGATGATGTGCAGCCCGCCGAGGTCCTTGACGCGCTGGCGGTCGGTGAGGGTGTCCGCCTGAAGTTGGATGGCCTGACCGATGAAGTCCTCGTTCATGCCGGGGATCTGCATGCCGATCTGGACTGAGTTGGGGTCCTGGCGGCTGATGGCCTTGATGAAGTTCTCGACTTCGGGCGTGTAGCGGCTCAGGCCGAGCTGCTGCTCGATGGCTTCGCCGAGGATGAATTCGGCGTTCCCGCCGAGCATGATGTCGGTGCCACGGCCGGCCATGTTGGTGGCGATGGTGACGGTGCCCGAGCGGCCAGCCTGCGCAACGATGCTGGCTTCCTGCGCCTCGAATTTGGCGTTCAGGACGCTGTGCTGGATGCCGGCCTGGGTGAGGAGGTCGCTGAGCTGCTCGCTGGTGACGATGCTGGCGGTCCCGATCAGGACGGGGCGGCCGGTGGCGTGCATCTCGCGGACTTCCTGCACCACGGCGTTGTACTTGCCCATCTTGGTGCGGTAGACGAGGTCCTCGGCGTCCTTACGCTGCACACCCTTGTTGGTGGGGATGACCAACACGTCACTGCCGTAGATGTCGAGGAATTCCTTCTCCTCAGTCTTGGCGGTGCCGGTCATGCCCGCGAACTTGTTGTACAGGCGGAAGAAGTTCTGGTAGGTGATCGTGGCGAGCGTCTGGTTCTCGTTCTCGATCTTGACGCCTTCTTTCGCCTCGATGGCCTGGTGGAGGCCCTCGCCGTAGCGGCGGCCGGGCATGCTGCGCCCGGTGAACTCGTCGATGATGATGACTTCGCCCTCGGCGTTGACGATGTAGTCCTTCTCGCGGTGGTACAGTTCGCGCGCGCGGATCGCCTGGGTGATCATGTGCGCTTTGTCCATGTTGTCCGGGCTGTACAGGTCGCTCAGGGACAGCAGGCGCTCGATCTTGCTGATACCGCCCTCGGTGATGTGGACCTGCTTGCCCTTCTCGTCGATGGTGTAGTCGCCGGTGGGTTCGGCGCGCACGCCGGGCTCGGCTGGTTCGCCCTTCTGGAGGCGGCGGATGAGTTTGGCGTATACGTAGTAGAGGTCGGTGGCTTTCTCGGCGGCGCCGCTGATGATCAGGGGCGTGCGGGCCTCGTCGATGAGGATCGAGTCGACCTCGTCCACGATGGCGAAGTTCAGGGGGTGGTCGGCGCGCAGGGCGAGGGCCTCGCGGCTCTGGGCCATGTTGTCGCGCAGGTAGTCGAAGCCCAGTTCGCTGTTGGTGACGTAGGTGATGTCGCAGGCGTACGCGGCCTGTTTCTGGTGGGGTTGCATCTCGCGGCTGGCGAGGCCAACGGTGAGACCGAGCGTGCGGTACAGCAGGCTCATCTCCTCCATGCCGACCCGGGCGAGGTAGTCGTTCACGGTCACGAGGTGGCAGCCGCGCCCCTCGAGGGCGTTCAGCGCCAGGGCCAGCGTGGCGACGAGCGTTTTCCCTTCACCGGTGCGCATCTCGGCGATGCGGCCCTTGTGCAGGGCGTACCCGCCGATGAGCTGCACGTCGTAGTGGCGTTTGCCGATGGAGCGGCGTCCGGCCTCGCGGATCAGGGCGAAGGCGGGCACGACGACGTCGTCGAGGGACTCGCCGCCTTCCGTGACGCGTCGGCGCAGGTCCATGAAGGCGGCGGCGAGATCTTCGACCTTCTGGGTCTCTTCTTCCAGCGCGTTGACGGGTTGCACGATCGTCTTGATGATCTGCGCAACGTCGCGCTGGTTGTTATCGAACATTTTGTTCAGGACACGGAACATGACAAGCGAGTATAACGCGCGGGGCGGGCGCGGCGCGGCGCGATTTCAGTGAGGCGCGCATAAGCAACTTGAGCGGTTTTGGCTCAGGGAGCATGAACGTCTGCTCCACGCGCGGTGAAGGCGCGGCAAGTGAACCTCATGCGCGGCCCGTATCCTGCGCCCATGAACCTGAAAGTCCTGCCCGCCCTGCTCGCCCTGCCCCTGCTGGGCGCCTGCGCGCCCCTGGCATCTATCCTCGCCAACTCTGAAAATGAGGGACCCAGACCGCGGACGGCCGGGCCACTCACGGTCGGGCAGACCTGGACGGTTAGCGGCCCGATTGACGGGCGGACCGTGACGCAATCCGTGAACATTCCCAACCTGCTGGACGTCGCTGACGGCACGGCCAGCGTGAGCGGGCTGGATCAGGCACAGGCGTTCGACAGTAATCAGGCCGGGTTCTCGGTGGCGACGTTCAACAAGGACCGCCGGACGCTGCGCTTCAACTGGATTGCCGAGGACGGCGCGCAGTACACCTGCCAGATCGACACGCTGCTCTCGCAGCCGTACAGCGGTCGCCTGACCCTGAAGAAGAGCGGCTACGAGGCGACGGGCACCTGCACCGCCACCTCGAGCAGCTGAGCAGGCCGCTCACCTGAGGGTCCGGCCCGGGACGCACCGGCTGGACCCTCAGCCGTTTGGCCGCCTAGCGCCTGGTCCGCACCCTGAAGGCCTGCCGGGGTTACCAGCGGTACCGGTCGTCCCAGGCTTCGCCCCGGCGGATGAAGGGGACGCGGGTGCCCAGCACGCGGTGCCCGCCCTTCACGGCGGCGCGCACGATCACGCGGGGGTCCAGGCCCGGGTGCAGCGCCTGCGCGAAGGTGACGTCCTCGCGCACATCAAGGCTGCCGCCACTGGCGACGGAGTCAGTCCCAAGCCCGACCTCCACCCCGGCTGCCGCGAAGGCCGCCCAGGGAAACACGCCGCACTCCAGGTGGTGATTGCTGCGTGGGCAGGTCACGACGGCGCTGCCGGCGCGGGCCACGCGGGCGATGTCGTCCGGGGTGACGTTCACCATGTGAACCAGGGTGGGTTTGGCGCTCAGGACGCCCAGTTCGTCCAGGTAGCGCACGGGGGTCAGGTCGGGCTCCGGGGCGCGGCCCATGACCTCCGCGAAGGTGTCCGGGTACAGCGCGGCCAGCCGGTTGTCCCAGATGGGCCCGCCGCCGCGCGTGTACAGGTCGTGCTCGGCGGGGTGCTCGGCCACGTG
This genomic interval carries:
- a CDS encoding helix-turn-helix domain-containing protein is translated as MTWRTARQKKHPPPDPTQPIPPRLRLKHAREARKIRQEDVATYTSQLGPEHAISKTLLSHVELGRSRLSALGPKRLDALRQALGMTADEWRTQVEE
- a CDS encoding recombinase family protein, which codes for MTARAYLRVSSATQVEKFSLAFQRDKALAWAAYQDLGPVQFYEERGVSGKLDDRPQLAALLGEIQPGDTVIVYSLSRLGRGGAVQMLSIVGRIKDAGARLVSLTENIDTETPAGRLMLTILAALAELEVETTRERTAAGRIQAASQGIYPQSGAVLPAGYERGPDGRIVESAFAPTVREVFRRAAGGVPFNAVADSLNRDGIPGAKGKRWYLATVRGIVQEPTYRTGQLQYRRRSHEATPQAWLPIPCPALVTDAEWYAAQRTATRNHVRRDPTRFPLSGRLTCGCGTPLVGNAHKSGSGSTILYYRCSPERRGTPTCPVSGKGSSFYAVSTVDVAARLALADALRDTETLTRLISRPQADPHEAQRALLEERRAALIDLHLEGLIDRAEFVRRRDDLQAQIQALVPISTPILPAPELTDLADGLPSLDDTEYMALLDDLDVHFTAQKGAHVEVRALNLPTA
- the secA gene encoding preprotein translocase subunit SecA; protein product: MFRVLNKMFDNNQRDVAQIIKTIVQPVNALEEETQKVEDLAAAFMDLRRRVTEGGESLDDVVVPAFALIREAGRRSIGKRHYDVQLIGGYALHKGRIAEMRTGEGKTLVATLALALNALEGRGCHLVTVNDYLARVGMEEMSLLYRTLGLTVGLASREMQPHQKQAAYACDITYVTNSELGFDYLRDNMAQSREALALRADHPLNFAIVDEVDSILIDEARTPLIISGAAEKATDLYYVYAKLIRRLQKGEPAEPGVRAEPTGDYTIDEKGKQVHITEGGISKIERLLSLSDLYSPDNMDKAHMITQAIRARELYHREKDYIVNAEGEVIIIDEFTGRSMPGRRYGEGLHQAIEAKEGVKIENENQTLATITYQNFFRLYNKFAGMTGTAKTEEKEFLDIYGSDVLVIPTNKGVQRKDAEDLVYRTKMGKYNAVVQEVREMHATGRPVLIGTASIVTSEQLSDLLTQAGIQHSVLNAKFEAQEASIVAQAGRSGTVTIATNMAGRGTDIMLGGNAEFILGEAIEQQLGLSRYTPEVENFIKAISRQDPNSVQIGMQIPGMNEDFIGQAIQLQADTLTDRQRVKDLGGLHIIGTERHESRRIDNQLRGRAGRQGDPGSSRFYVSFEDDLMRLFANDRVVAMMDRLGMDDTQPIEAKMVTGAIEKAQARVEDRNFSTRKQLLEFDNVMSKQRDTVYAQRREVLLGPDADVEESTEGMIADFVDHQLATHLPIEQSHENWDIDGLRAAITDAVPQLEEFDFESLRAKTPAEAQDTLLAAVADAFDARKEELSPTMMNSLSRYVVLQVVDQLWKEHLHGMDVLRQGIGLRGYGQRDPFTEYKFEATTMFNDMIDTLKADVTKFVFRMQFSNPG